The stretch of DNA AGGATCATCGAGGATGGATATGATGAGCTGCTCCACCTCAATCTTGACTGCTAAAATCGGTTGCTGCTGGCTCTCGATGGATCCACGTCGCTGGTGAGCTTGTGCGCGTTTGAAAGCTGCACCAAGAGCGTTAGAGATAGAAGGGAAAGGGGAAGTTGGAACCCCTAACATAGGACTCCCTGTGGAGGTCGGGAGGCGGTTTAGAGCCACGTTGAAGCAGAGCTCGAGGGCTCTACATTGAAGAGGGTGAGTGTGAGATTGGAGACAAGCTGTTCTAAGTAATCCCGTGGGAGCAGAGAGCATGGTACTTGCCACATGGAGAGGTGTGACCTGAGCATGTCCTCTCCGTCTAGCCAAGCCCATGGCTTGTTTCACCACGTTTGCAGCATCCGGTGTGAGCGCTTGCTCCACCGTGCAGCCTCCAGCTCTCATAGTGACAAGAAACCCTAAAGGAACACAAGGTGGGGGTAGTACTAGCTAGTACTGCGAAGTAAAACTTCTACGAGAAAGGCTTCAAGGGTCTAGGCTTCATGCCATCTTGGACAACAAAAAAACCCAAAGCAGAAGGATCTACACTGTCTCTGTTTGGAAGGTGGGGCTAAGTCTTAACCTAAGAGCAGAGTAAGGATAGATAGAGagcgagggagagagagagagagaaagaatgaAAAGGGCTTGGTCTTCAAATATAtgaggaaggagaaggagaggaaATGTGTATGCTTTTCTTGTGAGAGAGGCAaaatttgggggttttttttGAGGGTCCAAAGCGGATTTTGTAGTGCAAAGTGGAATGCATGTGATGACAAAGCAGTATCAAAAGGCAAAGGTAACTCAGCTTTGCccatatattcttttctttctcaaatttcacaaaaataaagatGTAATGGGTACTGCAGCTAAGtgggtctctctctcttttctgcAAAGTGTATCACTTATTTAGAAAAGAACCTAATTAAAGATGCAAATCATCATTcacttatataatatttatataataattaatagcCTCAGGAACATTTGTAGAAAAATTTGGGATATTAATCGCTCTCCCTTTCTAGCACCTTGAGGCTACCTACTAGCCAAGTCCCAACACTTTTTCAGACAACAGTCTCTTACTCTAGATCCAGATAAGTAAGCTAAACTCAAGACGCAAATGTAAGTAAGCAACAATCTAGGAGCCACAAAAAACATAGTAAtgaacatattattttttcttttgtagaatatatatatagccaacTATATATGTCTTAACAAATCTAAGAATATTTATAGCTTTACTCAAGTAAGCATATTGTAATGAGTGCTAACATGTAAATacttatatatgattataatgaATAGAAATCCTACCTCATTTTCAATACAAAACAATTAAGTTCCAAAAGAAAACCACAAATCATTGGCTTGACCGGTACCAAAGACTAGTAACCAATTTTATTGTAAACGAAAAATGTTGAAGAGTATATACGTTTCCCCAGCCAACTTAGAAGCACATGGAATGATTTTGAAAATCAGACATGTAATTTAGTTTCCTAATGGAAAACATGTATAGAGAAGGATCACTAGCTTGGTCTTTCtatcttttttgaattttggcaTGGTATTTAGAAACTCAGCCccctaaaaatataaaaacacaaaagcaaatcaaaccaTCTGACCCATCACAgacactatatatatgcatcatTCACTTTCCTTTCAATACTTTCATAAAAGTGTGTAGCTTTTGGACCATATATCTCATTTTtaaaacgagagagaagaagaaacgaaggTGTTTCGAACAAggaaaagattaaaaagaaagcGCATAAGGCAGTCTCTTGGTGGGGACAGTCTTTGATTGTATCTGCTATCAACACGACCAATCATTTTCAAGTGCCTAAATGAAATCAGAGTTTCAGATCAGTAACAGGAACTCACACCAAtcataataaaagaaaatgagttatTCAAGAACTAAGAACACACAAGATACTGTCTATCTATTCATACAAAacacataatatatttattcataGAAGCAGCACTgtgcattatttattttataattgcaacataagAGATAACAAAAGTTTGATTCTCATACCACTAACGAACATCTCAagccatgtatatatatatattttatcttaacTTGGTAACACTAGATATATATACGCACACAAAGCTAAACAGATGCAGATGCCTGTTGTTAAATCTTTGAAGAATCCATTGAGAAAAATCACAAAGCCATTATAAGTTCAATGAAAGTCCCATAATCAAAACAGTGATTAAGGAATATGCTACAGTCAGTGAACATAAAGAAATGATTCCGCGTATGGATTATTCAAACGTGAGATCATTGCAGTAATTGGTACAAGGAGCTTTACCTATTAGACTTCTACTTTGATGAAAAcatatctatctctctctcacatgaAGCATGCCACTGcatagaaagaagagaaaaatgcaCCACCGTTCAACTTGCCTAGGAATCTTCAATAAGATTTATACACTTTGATAAGAGAATCATATAAGCTATATTCCCACTACAGATATGTATGGCTTAAAAGACACATTTATTAGTTAACAAATGATCTCTTCTTGTGGTGAATTGAAGAATCGagaataaaattacaatatcctcacaagaaacaagaaatcttCCTTTCATTCCCCAATCATCTTTTTTCagctttttacttgtttttatgTAAGCCTTCACCTGAAAGCCACTATTCTCTGCAACAGGTACTATTACACTCACTTACTCACCCAATGCTTCTACAAAAGAAGCTAAAGTATCATTTACCCATGCATACATGTATCAACTCAAAATGGGGAAAATATGAGAATGTTGtgccataaaacaaagagagaaatgaTCTTATAATCATTATATTAAGGAAAAGCATATgcattttttggtcaaagaagTCCAAGTTATGACCCAAAAGACTATATAGAATATAAGAGGACACAAAATTATCGTGAACATAAGGTCACCATTTACAAGAGAGCTTTATTCTTCTATTTATCATGAATGCTAGCAAATAGGAAACTAAATATTGAGCTCGTTAATGTATCAGAACACATAGACCAATAGCGCGCAGGGAATACATTAGTTTTCTAAATGCCCTTGGTTGATATTACGGGTCTTCATGAGGTTACTCCAAGTAGATCACATATATGTGCATAAATGCTTAGTTACAAAGGAATTGTGGGACCAAAGAGGAAAGTTGTGAGAATAAACACAAACTCACAAACTGTTTCTTCCTCGCTGTCTGCGTTTGAGACaggaaaaaaaggaaggaaaggAGCTTTGTTTATTAGCTTAGACTCAAAAGAGAGATCCAAAGGGAGACCAAAAATCATTTGAACGCAAAAGTGTTTTTGAATGATGAGAGCCAAGGAATATATATGGTTGCTTCAGGCACACCCAATCAAAACCCCTTTTCtcctttaaataaaattaacaaactttGTTTGCCCTAACTAAGATTCAACTTctaccacaaaagaaaaatccatTTGCATAAACCAGTCCTTTCAAGAAAGTGTATATGACCAAAACAGTCGAATGTGAATGCTTTAACAAGGATCAGACCCCAGATGATTCTAAAGCGCTTGCGTTTACGAGAAGAACAGAATGTGAAATCAAAACCCATCTCTCCAGCCCACTTGCTAAAGTTTTAGCAAATGTAGACATCAACTTTTGAAGAGTATAGCCTTTTACTTACACAGAATATTTTGcatcagaattttaaaattacttaCTGAGTGTAATTTGCTTGTTTTACATTAAACTGAAACTAGCTTGTAggatcaaacaacaaacaaaattagaaaacaaatacaaactCGCCAATTGTTTCTTTCACGCATTACACGTTTATTAgtggaaaaataaaacaacaggCTTTGTATATGAGCATAAACCCAAAAGACACACAAAGGTGAGACCAAAATCATTTGAATGCAAAAGTGTTTTGAACGAAAGAAAGCAAAGGAATATAGATGGTTTCTTCTGGCACACCCAATCAAAACTTTTCTCCtctaattaatcaaaatcaaCCACTTTGTTTGGTTCGACAGAAACATCCAGCCTCTGTCACAAAATAAAGAAGGGAAAGTCATTTGTGTAAACCTACCCTTTCAAGAAAGTGTGTGACCAGGATGGTCAAAATGTGAACACTTTAACCAAGACCAGACCCCAGATGATTCTAAAGCACTTATGTTCGCAAGAAAGATACATCGGAAATCCTAAGAGAGTCTCTCCATCTCACTTTATAAACGTTTGAGTTAATGTAATATCAGCTTTTGAATGAATTTGGCCTTATACAAAATGTTTTGCACCCGAATatcttaagaaaaaaagtaaGGTATATATTGCTTGTCTTGAGTTAAAGTGAGAAACTGGTTTTAAATCTTGCATGAATTTTAAAACTCATACGtggtttttgtgtcttttcTGCATGACTTTGCCCAGTGGTTTCTATCAAATCAAACCCTTTTCCAGGCGTTTTCAGGGGATtacatacaaatacaatagaaGAGTGCGTGtagaattctttaaaataaGTATTAAAATAAGGCACTCTTatcacaaaatcaaatatatataaaaccaataTATGGGATTATCTACTCAAAAGGGACTCCAATTTGGTTTTTAGCTCTCATTCAAAATAAGTATCTTTATTCTCCTGGGTGTGGCCATgtggggaaaaaaaagaatagaagtagcaaagagaaagagagatatatgGGAATAGTTTAAGGCATAATTCTCCTTTGGATGGCGCCTaactttaagaaagaaagagataaactttAAAGATTAAAGGAGGAATGGAGAAAAGTTGTCCTAACTTTGACATGACAGCCTTCTTAATCTAATGTTATGACCTTTATTCACAACATGTTTCTTTATtcacaaaactatatttatttgcCTTGCATAACAACATGACTTATTGATCCCACAATCTTAAAAAAAGGTTCgttttgtttcaaatatatttgAGTGTTCCTTTAAGAATCTAAAACTGTGGGATATATTCTTCATCACTTTGTTCCCTAGATTTTCCAAGGGTTTAAGCTAGTAGAGCCACACAAGTATCAGACCATATCATATCATCGGATAAATATGTGAATCCATAATGTCGAAGAGATCTAGCGTATGCAGTGAGCATCCGttagaatttgaattttatatatgggCCATCTATCCTTTCGAAGATAAATCACTATGCaaacaaacaagtatattcACAATCATACCAAAATTTGTTCTCAAATAATAAAAGcccccaacaaaaaaaaaaaaaaaaaaaaaaaaaaaaaaaaaaaaaaaaaaaaaaaaacagctggGTTACttgtaacaaaagaaaattcctACCAGTCAATTTCTGTAGTATATATAGTACTAGCTAACAATGATGCACATAccaaacatcaaaacaaaaatttctaattatATGCTAGAATCATTATGATTAccttatgtattattattaatctgaAGACTGTGGATTCAGGCTCATCTCGAGCTAGACAGCGTGCACATTTGATTAAACCACATACAAACAGATAAAGATCTCAATCCTGAATCAATCAAGTAATTAATTAAGTGGCATGAGCTCAAAAGTAACCAAAATTATGAGGTAAATGAGCAAACTGAGAACAAGCCCCATGAACAAAAACAATCTCAAaagcccaaaaaaaacaaagaaatttaggATCATTACATAattgatgttttcaatttttgttacGGAATCCCAAAACCAACAATGTTCGAAAGAGAACGTAGGGTTTGTAATTATTNNNNNNNNNNNNaaaaaaaaaaaaaaaaaaaaaggttgagaaGAATTACTTGAGATTTGAGAAGACTATTGTTGATTCTTGTATCTGAGAGAATGCCGGAGAAATTCGCCGGCGACGACTCGATCTGATCGTAAAGAGGAAACCCTTGCTCGACTCTTTCGCACTACGTTCGCTTGTATGATCCTCCGCGTCCGCGCGCGTCAAAGGTTTGGGCTTGTTTGGTTAGATTCAAACATAAGGGATGAAACCCACAAGTTAAGGCCCATTAACGGTATAAAGACAGCTTTCCAGATAAAAAAATTCTAGTTTGCTTTCTGGCGATcattattttccttttcgtGATTGATTATTATATCAACACCTTCTGctatttaaaacattattacaaaattaatgtaTTGTATCTTATAAAAAATGCACAATGCTCACATGCATAAAATATGGGTTTGTAATATCTgaaaaaggattttaaaaacaaaaaatgtgctccaaaccttctttttttcttttgcaagatTATGTGATCCAGGTTTGGTCTTTAGATCTGTAGGGATAAAGAGTTTTTAAGTAAAAACACCTTTGTTATCTTATAGCtgatttctatattatttaaaatgtggccttagttttttttttcccctcaatcaaaatttatagGTTAGTGGTTCATAATAGTGTGTATATCTATCATCTTattgaatttaaaagtttaaatatgtaTGCATATGCAAGTGAGTAAATGGAAAGATAATATAGATTGAAGATGCTGCGCTTTTTTGTTAGAAATTATGAACTTTTATTTATGgcagattttatgaaaatggtCATGGTCTGTAAGCTTATCTTCTATTTCTTTGGACCAGCAGTTTTCAGATTGAAGGAGATCCATCCAGCTGCATTTTGGCTAATAGTGTGtcccactattttttttttttttagtcggTCGGCCGCTACTAAGTGCAATGGTTACATTACTCCAAAATGTAATCTTCTTAATCACATTGATTACACTTGTTgacaatgaaaaacaaaataaagtcacATTGATTCATTCATTACACTGACCATACAAAAATTACACTGATAGCGCGCGCCAGGACAATGAAACCAATCGGAATGTCATTAATTATGTTTGATATGTTTACAAAATATCTTAATCTATGCACTTTTCGTGAGCTGGCATGGCATGGCATGATTAGGATATAGGAAGGTGCCATTGCTTTACATATATTTGACAAGAGAATAAGAAAAAGTATTGTTTTATTCGTGCATTGCTTATTGCCTCCTTTTACATTTCTCCAATTTTTCATTAAACCGAAAATTTTGGTGAATTGATTCTACTATATACAGTAGTTGTCTGAATTgtcattaaaacattttgttaAAATGGGTTTATACATTCCAAGCTACTAATTCCTGTTTTATTCGAACTTTATTAAATGGACAAAAAAGGTTTTACTTTTGGACCTTTAGTAGACGTGGATATGTActtacatgttttgtttcacatgaataaaattataaaaaaaacaataccatTATATAATTAGTGAATAAATTAGTGGTTGTTTCGTTATTTTTGATCAATGGACATCGACGTGTGCATCACTGTTATTTGATAATAATGTCTAGCGTCGACAATTTTagcatatgaaaaaaaaaacagttaaattttatttttactactcttacattttttttttgtcacaatttttataaacatttaaacaCCCTCTATTtcggaaaaaaaatcataaaaattgatcTTCATTAAGTAAATTTCCAAAGTTACCCCTGAAAACTCAAGGGCTACACCTCTTCTTGGCGAACCCAAACCTGTCATTTTCCAAATCGTATTCAACTAAATAGTTCTGCTGCTGGAAACTCCCAAGTATAATCGCCGGACCAGTCCCGCCGGAGGGATTCACAGTTTTATCGGAAACCACCGTGAGACAAACAGTATCAGTGCTCCCAACGAACGTGAAGAAATTAGATAACGGCAACTCCATCTTCGCTCCACctttaaacacaaaaatcagCTCCGGGATCGTCACGTCTCCTTTCCCGGCGATGTTAAAACACGGTCCGAGTCCGGTGACCTTCTCCACGTCTTTATCGCGTGTGTAGTTCGACAACTGCGCCGCGAATTGTTCGGCGACGAGGCTAAACACGGGTCGCTCCATGAACGTGAATGTGGATCCGGAATCAACGATGGATCCTCCGTTACCGTTCGTTCCCGGAACGAGAAACTTGTACGGGATCTTCACCGGCTTCTTCCCGACGTAGATTCGCCGGAGATTGAGGTAGTAGTACTCGAGAAACGCTGCGTTTGAGACTTTGGGGTTTTTCCGAAACGGCGTGTAGCTAAGACCCGGGGTTTTCGACCCGGAGTTATGACCCGACCCGGTATCCAGATCAAGATCCGTGGTTACGTTGGTATCGTCGTACCGGCGAGAAACCAAACAGTGAGAGAATCTTTTGAGTTTCATCTGAGAAGGAAGCGACTCGAGTCCTCGTCCAAACCCGGCGATACCAGCGGGTTGTCGGGTCGAGATAATTGAGCATCCGACTACGAAATTGGGTACGGTTAGATCCGGGAAATCAAGTGTTTCGGATACTAAAATTCCAGCCGTTGATCCTAATCCGTATTGGAGAATGTACGGCGGACAAGCGACGGTGCAGTTTCGGGTATTCGGGTCACATCCTCTGCATTTAAGATTGGCTCCGTATAGAAACTTGCATTTCGGATTCTGACACCCGATGATTTTGGTAGAGGAAGAGTTCTTGGGGATAAATCTAGGGATTCGGGTCGGATCCAAACCCGAGAAGCCGCAGCCGGAGCAGAGGTACCTCGAGGTACAAGGGAACCAAACGAGACTGCTTCCTGTATCGAAAACGAACGGGATTGTTTGAGACGGCGTGCCGAAGCTGAGAGAGACCGAGTAGCCGCCGTAGCTTTTAGCAGAAAGTGGGGATTTCACGACGGTTGCGGCGGAGGCTGTGGAGGCGGAGGAGAGAGCGTCTTCGTCGGGTTTAACGGATGTGCCATGTTTGAGCTTATAAGCTCTAGCTATCGATGAGTCGGCGAGGCGGCGGAGAGAGAGGTAAGGATCTTTAGGAAGTGGGTGGTCGGAGTgggagaagggagagagaggTAATTTGACGGCGGAGAcgattgagaggaagaagataaggaacaagaagaagagaggagaagacattgtttgtgtttgtgttttgtgttttgtgttttgtgtgtttggggGGGGGGTTTGATGGCTTATGGGTTAAGTAAgtaaagaaggagaaagaagaagacaaagaagtgGAAAGTGGAGAATCATGTTCGATCTCTGtgactttcttcttccttttttattttttattttttatttttgtttataaaaaatgttttagaattaATTTAAAGTTGATTATGTGTCTTGTTTTTACTACAAGTACGTGGAAATGTATTTTTTGTATCGTAAGTACGTGGAAATGTAGTTTTGTATTGTCGACATTATACGTCTCTGTATAAGTAGATATGATTCAGAGCCAGCCAAGACGTATGGAATGGTATGGAATTTTGTGAATGTATGTGTGTTGATTAATGATATTCCCTGTACAATTATTGAAATCCaaattctaattataaaactaataatactaaAGTTGCATGCATATAtcgttgatttttttaaaaataaatatacaaagaaaatgaaagaacagTGGGAATCCTGATCACAATAGAGACActcttttttcaattaattgGGGTTTGATTGATAGGCCATGTGATCGCTCAAGTGGCTCCTAAACCCATTTACAATATCATGTGATGCATATTTATAATGCATATCTTCTCTAACCAATTTACACGTTGCTCTAATTGAATCAAACTTTCTTACTTTAaataagtagaaaaaaaaatcaacaacctTTGTCACCAGTTTAACTAATTACCCGTTTTTCTCCATATTTACACAGCTACATTAAGATCCAGAATATATATTTGGGATTCGTATTTCGTAATCTccatgttcttgtttttttttttatgtgattttttttttttgcgtatagattgatataaaattgaatagaaaaataaatcgtAACATGAACATCGACGGTACAAAATCGATTGACCAAATAAAAGCACGTTGGATACAATAGGTGTGAGTAATCGACCACATGTATATTTGTTGACCCTTATAAACTATGTGACCTTACACTTTCAAAAGTGGCAAACAgttataaaacaaacatttttaatgGCTTTCCTTTCAAACATTTTTAGTGAGTTATTTAATGCACATAGTAAAACAGATAACCAGACTGATGAAAGGAGCAATAAAAgtcaataattatatttaacgcAAAATAACGTTTTGACAACTATGAACTTGCAGTGATTTTGCGACTACGATCcattcaatatattttatacagTAATACAGCAGCAGcgaaatgtatatatagtcgcagaaaaaaaattgacacaAAAAGATCTTATTTTCATTACATATTGCAGAAACACAATGTAAAGTATAAGTGGTGAGTAAGCAGATCAAgtcaaataatatatagttttacaaaTATGAACGAACATGTACCAACACGATTGTATAGtcaactgaattttttttttttttttttaaacttcttaTTATAATGTTGAATGGACCAGCAACTATGGTACTACAGTCGGGTAAAACTACAAAAATCAGAAACgcagaaaaagaaataaaacaaaaaagtgagaACAGACTGACAGAGGAACAAAGAGATAATTAACCCAATATACATTAAGGTGATCAGTTATATATGTGAACAAAGAAATCAATTAGCAAAATCCATAGAAAAAtggttgtatatatatacgataATGAAAAGTGATATTACTACATCATGATTATTGATTAAtttatccccattacatgcagagttagatacccttatttgggctatggagtgcttATTAGCGTTGGACATGGATAAAGCTCCTTTTGCTACGGATTGTTCAGACCTCCTaaggatgacgtctaatatcgaggattggccgaccttttcatcagaattgaaggactttattcatttcagagatagatttgctaattttagtattagatatattccccgagaggataatatccgtgccgataaacttgcgaaatgtgcaagagcacgaggtttctgtttttcccatgtaagctcgtCGGTACCTAATTGGCTCTCTCTCGAAGAGAGTCATCTCcaataacttaatatatggggtttgatcgaaaaaaaaaaaaatcatgatgatacttttataaaaagagtatatatacatataaaaactACACACAGATGCTCCAACTAAAGTAGTGATGTAGGTTACATCTAGAAGATGGTGAGCGAGAGCTTTCCTAGTTAGACTCAACGGCTCAACCAATGATTTTACGGATGTGTTTaacagttcttttttttattattttgattaggagttgtgttgtttcttttactCTTAAAGTATGTCTTTGCACTacaacaaaagttttgttttaaatcatttattttctatatttgcaTCAAATTTCAATgatgtaaatataattaaaatcactttaaaaaatatttactatttgttgatgcaaacaatTTACATCGTTTTATTTCAAAATGATGTTATATTAAATTagttataacaaataattttaaattattgtgtcagtttttataaatgatttttaaatttggtaTCATTTATGAATAACATATACTAATAAaagatttattgttttaataataataacagattcgtttattttaattatttttaaaaattattttaatatacaaaaattatcttTGATATCTAATAAAATCTTTTCGAATCtgtactaatatttttattgaaattgttatttacaaaataaa from Camelina sativa cultivar DH55 chromosome 9, Cs, whole genome shotgun sequence encodes:
- the LOC104711800 gene encoding probable aspartyl protease At4g16563, whose translation is MSSPLFFLFLIFFLSIVSAVKLPLSPFSHSDHPLPKDPYLSLRRLADSSIARAYKLKHGTSVKPDEDALSSASTASAATVVKSPLSAKSYGGYSVSLSFGTPSQTIPFVFDTGSSLVWFPCTSRYLCSGCGFSGLDPTRIPRFIPKNSSSTKIIGCQNPKCKFLYGANLKCRGCDPNTRNCTVACPPYILQYGLGSTAGILVSETLDFPDLTVPNFVVGCSIISTRQPAGIAGFGRGLESLPSQMKLKRFSHCLVSRRYDDTNVTTDLDLDTGSGHNSGSKTPGLSYTPFRKNPKVSNAAFLEYYYLNLRRIYVGKKPVKIPYKFLVPGTNGNGGSIVDSGSTFTFMERPVFSLVAEQFAAQLSNYTRDKDVEKVTGLGPCFNIAGKGDVTIPELIFVFKGGAKMELPLSNFFTFVGSTDTVCLTVVSDKTVNPSGGTGPAIILGSFQQQNYLVEYDLENDRFGFAKKRCSP